The Gossypium hirsutum isolate 1008001.06 chromosome D06, Gossypium_hirsutum_v2.1, whole genome shotgun sequence genome contains the following window.
ATGGTTGCTCACTTAGATTTGATGAAGAAGAACAAGGTGACGCCTCTAATGAAGCACCTTCATAATTGATTTCTTCTCCATGTACCCATCTACTTAGCTTAATTTGTTCCAATTCCATTGCTACTTCCATCATTGTAGGTCTCATGTCTCTATGAAATGCTAAACATCTAAAGGCTAGCTCCGCAACCTTGTGGATTGATGATAATGTCCATGGATCATTACTGTTGGGGTTTAAAAATGGGTCTATGATCTCATCTAAACGTCCCTTGCTGATTCTATCAGTAGCAATGGATGCTAAGTTAGCTTCATTTGGTGGTCTTGAGAAGTCTATCACTTTCAATGCTGTTATGATCTCGATTAGAACAACCCCGAAGCTATAAACATCGCTTTTATCGGAAAGATGGAAGTTTTGATGGTATTGAGGGTCAAGGTATCCCGGTGTTCCTTGTGGAGCTGTTGAAATGTGGGATGTCTCGGTTTTTCCGAGCCTAGAAAGACCGAAATCAGCTACTTTGGACTTGAAATTGTAGTCTAAAAGTATGTTGCTAGATTTGATGTCTCTATGGTATATAGGAGGGTCTATAGCAGAGTGTAAATAAGCAATGGCTTGTGCAGTTTCTGTAGCGATGGTAAGTCGAACCGGCCAAGGAAGTCCATCACCTCGTTCTCGTTGTAAATGTTGGCATAATGTTCCATTAGGCATGAACTCGTAAACGAGTATTTGTTCACCGTTTTCCATGGAACAACCTAATAAACGAACTAGATTCGGGTGACTTACGGATGATATTAGCTTGATCTCGTTCACGACTTGCTCGATACAATCGGTGTCTCTATGCTTGATCCTTTTAATAGCAACCCATGAATTGGTATGTAGTTTGCCTGCATAGACTGTCCCAAATGCTCCAGTTCCAAGCCTTTGTTTCTCTGAGAAACCATTTGTAGCTTTCTCTATTTCTTTGTATGTGTAAATCGGAATATTGATGCCCGATGCATCGGAAAACAGTCTTTTCATGCTGTGTTTGGTTCTCGAACTCGATTTCTTGCGCGCGAAGCAACATGTGAGAACTACACAAATCATTAAAGAAGCTCCAACTGCAATGCCTATGAAAAATGAGCACCAACAATTAGTGATGTGATGATCACTAGCATTAATAGGTTCAACATCAAATTAACATTACCTCCGATTAACATAATGACTCGAGCCGTTCCTCCGCATTCACCGGAAACGTACCTCGCCGGGTTACAATTGGAAGAGGCTGTTTAGTTTTACATATCAACAAACACAAAAACAAATTGTTAAAGACTATGGGGTTATAATGCTTAGTCATTATCTAGCATCACCTAATATGTAAAAAGTACCATGGACCCTTATgttaggagtcagattgcattttgccattttactaaaaaaattggcatattagtcattgtacattagattaaagagcaaaattgtctttttgttaaaaattccattcatttctactattaaaaactggtctTTGTATATCAGAATGAGGAACACGTGTCACACCACATTTAACTACCTAATTTTTCTGTCAACcacactagtttttaacagtagaaatggatgtaatttttaacaaaaaggatcaatttgctcttttttttagtaaaaggggcaaaatacaatctaactcctaGTACAGAGTATCCATGATACTTTTATCCACCTAATACCATATATGGATTTTATGTACTTATTTGATTGTTGTTTATAGATTAAGGTCTAATGGAGTCAATTTGATGcaattagtaaaaaaattacaatggGGTCCCTCAATGATCATCCACTTGCTAAATGATGAAAGAAAATTTGGTTCCTTCCGAGCTAAATGGTAAGGGTTTGACACATTGAAAAGCATTTTTGCCTTTACAAAAATGATGAGTGTCCCCATAATTGAGCAAAGTTTAAGCCACCTTTTTGGCCTGAAAATCAGGGTATTATGTATCATTTTTAGAGTGTAGTGTGTGGCATATGCTATTATTTTAGCTGCCACGCAAAGCAATTTACATTCTCCACTATCATTAATTGTTTTGTTTCTAAGTCAATAATGCTTTGCAAGCTTTAATTTGTTAAAGTGAAGGTTGCTTTTATTGGATAATTACAAAGCTCAAGACCAAGTAAAAAAACTTTCTAGGAGACTCGAGATTAATTTATGCATACAATTTCACTATTGTTTCCACatataattttatagtttttagaaGAAATTATCATTTTTGAGAGCTAAACTCAAGTTTTACTatgtattaacttaaaattttataaaattgaaaagaactaaaactaaaaatttccatttaaggGGCCCTGCTAGAGGAAAAATTCCCTTATGGTTTATCATTATAGCCCAAACAAACTtcgattaaaattgaattaattaattaaacttgtaCAATTTAATTGACTTGATtcagttaatttaattttaataaattaaaatatgttaaattgactaactaactgaatttatatattaaatccatatattttaaaatacatttcCTAAACTTAAATCCATTATAATATTCctcaaattcaaataaatatattcattattcaaaccttaaattataaaatttcttaatatcAGCCGATTGAATATTAACTCAATTGGTAtaaatattattgtcaatgcaggagaACGTGATTTTAAGTgtgctgaagtgcattatcctcctatttatgagttgggagaGTTATGAATACTTCTAAGCAGGCATtgtctcaaaaaaaaaaaaaacaaatatggtCAAAACCTATAATGAACACTTTACCTctaagaataataaaattatgatttaactctcttctaaatttataatttagttttcaCTAAAAAAAACTTTCTTTTAAGTCCTAAATCGATTTTTTAAAGTCAaaactataatttataatttttgcctttgaaaaatagaatgacaattttaactttattaatcATTTGCAGCATCAATACGAAGAAAAAACATAACATGAACAACGCAAGCAAAATTTCCAAAGAGATTCGGTGAAACAGAAGAACTAACCTTTCCGGCAACCATCGCCGGCACGATATCCATCACCAACAAACCCATTTCGACACCTACAATACGATCCTGGCCGTCGATTAACCGGCGAAACAATTTCATCACAAACAGCATTCTCAGAACATAACTCCGAGCACTGTCCTTCAATCCACCACCTTAGCTCCACCACTTGTACTTCCAACACACCCGATTCATTAAAAGATTCCGTCGATATCGACGACAAAAACGACCCACAATTCGTCCCAATCACCTTATCATAATCAAGAAAGCCATTACTTTTCTTTTCCGAATAGCAACTAATGTTACTATTATTAGAACAAGTAAGGGACTCAAAATGAGTGTAAACCATGGTAGATGGTATCATGCATGGTGATGGTAAGGAGCAATTTTGTAATAAGATTGCGTTACGAGATGTTGGGGCGTAGTTTTTGCTATAAAGACGATGGAGAGCTTGAAGTGGACGATCACAAGTGGCTTCAATGCTGATTTTTATATGGTTTTGGTTTATGTTTAGGATTGGGAAACCGGCAATATGGTGGTGGTGATGGTGGTGGGCGGTGGTGGTGCAATTTAGTGGGATTTGGCAGGTAGGGGAGAAGCCAAATGGGTAAGGAACATGGTTGCCACCACATGATCGGTTGCAATTTGAGGATTGAATTATAAAGGGGAATGAAAGTATAAGGAttgatatgaaaataaaattgggTTCTTTGGGTTGTTTGTGAATCATGGTTGGGATTGTTTTGTTGATGAGATCATTGAAGGGTTTCTTGTTTCTCAAGTGTATTGCacttattaaagaaaaaaaaaaggaactttATTGAATAATAGTAGCAATTTGAAGCTTGTGAGATTGAAATTTGGTGTGATCAACAGTTAAATTGATTGCAAAAGGAACACTAGTAACCATCTTGggtttcaatatatatatataagcaatgGAGATAGttagaaattttatattatgGGGTTTgatatctaattacaaatttttgaaaggattaaaatataattttattaattaataattagggTCCAAGCCCCTATCCAATGGAaggaaattacttttttttaagtaattatatgaaaaaaaaaatctggaAAAGAAATATATGATTCATTATTGAGTAGAGTGAGAAAAGAAATGCTAAAttcccttttccttttctttgttttcacaCTACTCTTTGTCTTATTGCTCTAAACCAAACATTGAAAAAGACTTCTTTTTCCCTTCTTTATTATGAGTGTCCAAAGCATCATTTGAAAGTTAACTTGACATGAAACTATGGATGAGACTAGAGATGCTTGCTAAGGAATTTCTTTCCTTGGAATTTACTACCTAATTTGCTGAGATATTGGTAATTAAGATTATGGTAAAAATACTATGGAAACCCCTGTAGtaggagttagattgtattttgttctctctattaaaaaatgggcaaattagttcatgtatgttatgttaggcagcaaattggtcctttcgttaaaaattccatccatttctacAGTTAAAATTTGATCCATGTAAGTCAACATAATGTACACATGGTATAAACACcgatttttaacaatacaaatagatgatctttttaacaaaaataactaatttaCTGTTTAATTTAACGTACAGAGACTCCTACTATAGTAAATTTTTCATTCAGATTACTTGTTAGGACTTGAAAAATAACAATTGAAAGTGGTCAATGCATGATCTAATTGGTAAATAAACCTTTTGCATTTTGTTTGTTACTAATATCAAATTTACTTTTAGGAAACTACAAAGAAGTTAAATACTTACATGTTAAACTAAGGAGGTTTAAGGGGTCAATTATAGttactttttaaaacttttaaaaagtgAAAACAAAGTGCAATACTAGTGTTGGATTCACACCTTGGTACCGGAAAGCATCTCATGTTTGCCATTGTGCCTATTCAATAATGTTCTAAAATCATtggaatatgttttttttatataattaagatatctttaatgtttattttatgatatatgagaattaaatttttttgggttcgtgattactatttttaaaaatatcaattttagaaTTCAAACTTAAGTTCTCTTTTTACGAATATAATATACTTAACTATTATACCCATTCACCCAATACCATGGatgcaataaaaaataatataaaatttataaaatgccttgaaaaataattttcataaggGTAAATGTACTGTGGAGGCCCTTGTACTAGGAGTCATATTGCATTTTGCCCCTCTAttaaaaaatgagcaaaatagtccttgtacgttagatcaaagcgCAAACTGGTCATTTTGTTataaatttcatccatttatactattaaaaattggtccatgtacatcagcatgaggtacacgtggTACACCAAGTGTAACTGTCTGGTTATTCCGTCAGTCACACTAGTTTTTAACAGCATgaatggattaaatttttaacagaaaatgactggtttgctctttgatctaatgtgtaTAAAATATTTGCCCATTTTTGTATAAagaggacaaaatgcaatcaaactCTTTATAAAAgaacctccatgatacttttactaatttttaaactaaaaaaagttCGGAATAGACCAAAATACAATCCGTATTATAGTATAAAAACCTTTGCAATATTTTTACCACCTAATTAAAAATACTGTTGTATAAAgtcaaaattactgaaataatgTATAAAGTCCCCCATTgccaaatacatacatatatatatgttcataccATTGTCAAATATTAGTCAATAGGGGACCATCCACTTGTATATATTTAAGGAGAAATGAAGAAACCCGTGATCATGATAATTGATCACACGTTTGGACCCATAATTTACAGTATTATACACGGCAAACCAATCTCGTGATCGTATATTTcaacattttcctttttttatatattcaatttcGACCATAtctttgttatttaattaattaaaatttttaaagttgttgattgaattttaatttaattaatattatttgttgttgtaataattaaaaaaaatatggatTTGAGGTATGGGTAATAAGAGGAtaaaaaaatctttcaaaattaagaatatatgttttaattgatagtttgaacatttttcattgaaaaagTTTAAATAAGTGATTTCTAACCATGAcatatcaaacataaaaaaaatgaaaaacattgAATGCTATTTCTTTTAATCATTATAAAATTGGATAAGGAGATGGAATACTAGGATTTAAAGGAAAATAATGGGTCGTAGCTCGAACTCATATCCTTCTATATTAATTATCAATAATGTTCATGCCAATTTAGCTAAAACTTAATTAGTTTAATAGCTCATAATTAAAAAAAGTC
Protein-coding sequences here:
- the LOC107935558 gene encoding wall-associated receptor kinase-like 14, whose protein sequence is MIHKQPKEPNFIFISILILSFPFIIQSSNCNRSCGGNHVPYPFGFSPTCQIPLNCTTTAHHHHHHHIAGFPILNINQNHIKISIEATCDRPLQALHRLYSKNYAPTSRNAILLQNCSLPSPCMIPSTMVYTHFESLTCSNNSNISCYSEKKSNGFLDYDKVIGTNCGSFLSSISTESFNESGVLEVQVVELRWWIEGQCSELCSENAVCDEIVSPVNRRPGSYCRCRNGFVGDGYRAGDGCRKASSNCNPARYVSGECGGTARVIMLIGGIAVGASLMICVVLTCCFARKKSSSRTKHSMKRLFSDASGINIPIYTYKEIEKATNGFSEKQRLGTGAFGTVYAGKLHTNSWVAIKRIKHRDTDCIEQVVNEIKLISSVSHPNLVRLLGCSMENGEQILVYEFMPNGTLCQHLQRERGDGLPWPVRLTIATETAQAIAYLHSAIDPPIYHRDIKSSNILLDYNFKSKVADFGLSRLGKTETSHISTAPQGTPGYLDPQYHQNFHLSDKSDVYSFGVVLIEIITALKVIDFSRPPNEANLASIATDRISKGRLDEIIDPFLNPNSNDPWTLSSIHKVAELAFRCLAFHRDMRPTMMEVAMELEQIKLSRWVHGEEINYEGASLEASPCSSSSNLSEQPLSKGINKNGGVQNRNGLFMLQMSNVGFMNLMEKMKDHSPVSVQDPWLSEQSSPSSSYLLNNVTH